ACCTGGTAGAGCAGCAGCTTTTTACTAGAGGAGGAGGTGGAAAAAAGCAGGTAAACTTTGCCACGTTCTGCTGTCACCATGAACAGGTCATGGTAAGGTTTATGCTCCTGTTTGGTCTGCCATACCTGTTTCAGGTGCCGGTCAAACCTGGTCAGGACAAAGTCATTCTTGCCAAACCAGCTATTTCTTTTGGTGGTGATCACCAGCAGTGTGCTGTCTGGCAGGGGCTGCACCCAATGGTCCTCGTCAAAGGAATCGCTTTCTATTTCTGCTCTATAGGTTTGAGCCGGCGGGGCAGGTTTTTCCTTGTCTTTGTCCTTCTTTTTAAATTGGGCATGGGCAGCAAGCGCCACCCCCCAGCAAAGCAGGAGCAGCAGGAACTTGCGGAAATCTCTTCTGAACAGCACGTACATAAAACTCTTTTAGAAGATTCAAGGCCACGCCTGCTACCTGCCAGAAATGGTCGCTGCTTATTGGCCCAGGTTCAGGAGAAGGTCAAATTCCTCTGGCGTTAGGGGCATAACCGATAAGCGTGACTGGCGCAGCAAGGCGATATTCTGTAAACGGTCATCTTTCTTGATCTGGTCCAGGGTCACGGGCCGGGCAAAGGGTTGCTCGGGTTCCAGGGTGACCGCTACCCAACGCGGGTCATCGGCTGAAGGATCTGGATACGCCTCCTGGCTCACTCGGGCTATGCCCATGATGGCCTTCTCTGAAACACTGTGGTAATACAGCACCAGGTCATTGGCCTGCATTTTCTGTAAGTTGTTTCGGGCCTGATAGTTACGGACACCGTCCCAAGTGGTTTTGCCGTCGCGGGTTAAGTCAGTCCAGGCGTATTTTTCAGGTTCAGTTTTTACGAGCCAATAGTTCATATACGGGTAAAACGCAGCGCAGGTCCATGGGAGCAAGGCTGTAAAATGGTTAGGTAAAAGGAAAGCGGTTTAAGGAAGGTCTCTCTTCAGGCGAAGCCTGATGACTTCTTCTGAAACGGAGACAATCTCCAGGGTTTCTGGTTGGTGTTTTGGGTTATCAAACTGCACGTGGATCTCGTTTTTCCCGTGGGCTTTCCAGCG
This Rufibacter radiotolerans DNA region includes the following protein-coding sequences:
- a CDS encoding EVE domain-containing protein, which produces MNYWLVKTEPEKYAWTDLTRDGKTTWDGVRNYQARNNLQKMQANDLVLYYHSVSEKAIMGIARVSQEAYPDPSADDPRWVAVTLEPEQPFARPVTLDQIKKDDRLQNIALLRQSRLSVMPLTPEEFDLLLNLGQ